CCCCTCGTGTTCACCACTAAGCCCCTGGCTAGCAGCAGACGTTGTTAGAATTATTTACAGAAGTTTTTCCAATGAAAGTTCTAACATTTAAATGTAGAACTATAACTAGAactctgacactctctctcccctgcagcCAAAGTGGAGCAGGTGAAGTTCAACGTGATGGAGCTCCACGCTCGCCCTGAACTGGCTGCACAGCAGCGCATGGTTGACGACGCTTCAGGAGACGTGAAGgtagggaacacacacacacatggacaggcgcacacacacacacacacacacacacacacacacacacccacacacacacacacacacacacacacacacacacacacacacacacacacacacacacatacacatacacagacacacacacacacccacatcatTTTTAAATGAACCACAATTGACCAGTTCACCCTCTAGTGTAAAGCTCATGGGCACTAAGGCAGCAACCCACCCTGTGCAGATCTGGCGCATTGAAAATGTGGAGCTGGCCGAGGTGAAGCCCAGCAGCTACGGACAGTTCTACGGAGGGGACTGCTACCTGGTGCTCTACTCCTACCGGATGTCCAGCAGGCAGCACTATATCCTGTACATGTGGCAGGTGGCTGCTCCCCACACCCTTACCCTGCTGGCTCTGTCTCCAATTCTCCATTTATTTCTGCTTTCATATATGTAGTCAttcatgtgttttaaatgtttaatttatttccttgtttatttcaaatgttTTGGTCAGCATTTCATCCTAGCGCTTAGTTCTACAGGAGCTCTACAGCTAGCGTAGCACATAGCGTGGGCTAGCATAGCACTGACCTTATTGTGTGCGGTAGGGCCGCCACGCCACCCGGGACGAGGTGACAGCGTGTGCCTTCCAGGCGGTGAACGTGGACAACAGCCTCCAGGGGGCGGCCGTCCAGGTCAGGGTGGTCATGGGCAAGGAGCCGCGACACTTCCTGGCCATCTTCAAAGGGAAGCTCATCTTGTTCGAGGTGCGCCCAAACCACTGTCCATGTCCATATACAAATacgagtgtgtgtctggctgtgtgtatgtgtgtgactgtgtgtttcttTATTAATGCTCGGccttcatgtatgtgtgtgtgtgtgtttgtgtgtgtgcatgtgtatgtgtacatgcatatgtgtgtctacatgcgtttgcgtgcgtgtatgtgtgtgtatgggtgtacataattatatttgtatatgtgtgtgtacattggtATACgagtgtctccatgtgtgtgtttgcgtgcaggGTGGGACGGGCCGGCCGGGCGTGGCGCCCCCCAGCACGGACACGCGTCTCTTCCAGGTGCGCGGGACCAGCGAGCTGAACACCAAGGCCACCGAGGTGCCGGCGCGCGCCTCCTCCCTCAACACCAACGACGTGTTTCTGCTAAAGACCCCCGCCACCAGCTACCTGTGGTATGGCAAGGTGAGCCCGCTCAGTTTTAAAGGTGAGCACCGCTCGGTTCTAACTGTATGCACCTCTCGGTTCTAAAGGTGAGCAACTCTCAGTTCTACAGGGTGAGCACCTCTCAGTTCTAAAGGGTGAGCACCTCTCAGTTCTACAGGGTGAGCACCTCTCGGTTCTACAGGGTGAGCACCTCTCGGTTCTACAGGGTGAGCACCTCTCGGTTCTACAGGGTGAGCACCTCTCGGTTCTACAGGGTGAGCACCTCTCGGTTCTACAGGGTGAGCACCTCTCGGTTCTACAGGGTGAGCACCTCTCGGTTCTACAGGGTGAGCACCTCTCGGTTCTGCTCTGCACCTCTCGGTTCTACCGAGATGAGCACCGCTCCGGTTCTGGTTCATATGCGTGTGTCTctgcttacgtgtgtgtgtgtgtaattgataGTTAGATGCTAGATACTCTGAAACTAATGGTGATTTACTCAGGGCCAAACCCAGACACAGACTGAGATGAAGCAGCTGCAGCCACCACAACAGGAGCCCTTGCGATGTCGGTGGtgactctgtttgtgtgtttgtgtgtcttggtTCTGTGTCCCAGGGCTGCAGCGGAGATGAGCGCCTGATGGGCAGAGCCATGTCCGACGTGCTCTCCAAGGAGGACAagcaggtggtgatggaggatcAGGAGCCAGCCGAATTCTGGGTCGCTCTGGGGGGAAAGGCCCCGTACGCCAGGGACAAGAGGTACAGTCAGCCGGCCGCCAGACACTCTCACCGCTCGTTGGCTGTGGAGGCGTTTTGTGTGATGAAATAGATCTAGAACAGCTTGACCAGGTCCAAAAAGATTAATACATGTGAGTCCCTGTGTCTATTTAGCTGATAGCCCCTGTTTGGCCCTGCCTAACTCGGCCTGCCTCAACCTGCATCCACCTCCCTCGACCTGCCTCCCTCCAATGAGCTATGTTGTGTTTTCTGCATTGCCTTTCAGAAAGGTCTCGAGACTCTGTGTCGAACGGTTTTCTATGATTCTTTTTAATCAGGATTAATTTAAGGATTCCTTGTGCAGGATTTTAAACTGTGCACACGTTTTTAATCATGTATTACTACCACATTGGTGAACTACAAACGTCTATGTCTCCCATAGAACCAAACATCCGTCTTTTCCTGATGCTGCAACTTGAAGTTAGGTCAGAAATGTATCAACGAGATGGAAATACAGACAAGTTCCAGAAGGAGAGAGCGCGTGACCTTCATCCTGTCACAGAACACGTGTCTCACCAAAACTAAGACGCGATGCTCTGGTCAATCTGCAGGCTGCAGAAGGAGGTGCCTCTCCACGCCCCCCGGCTGTTTGAGTGCTCCAATCAGACGGGCCGCTTCCAGATGGAGGAGGTGTACGACTTCACACAGACGGACCTGGACGAGGAGGACGTCATGCTGCTGGACACCTGGGAGGAGGTGAGCTCCTCCCCAGCCTGAAGCCTCCATCCTGGAGGTCCTGTCTGCTTCTCTTTTCAGGGGAAAAGGAAAGGGAGGCCAGCGTCTGAAGTTTGAGAATGTTTTCACACCTTCACATCTTCACATTCAATTCATTATTAAATAAAGCCCCAAAGAGTTTTATGCATGAACCAaacctttattttctctccctctctctctgtctctctgtctctctgtctctctctgtgttggtctctgtctctctcccccgctccacACTCTCTAGGTCTTCCTGTGGATCGGCAGCTCGGCCAATCAGCACGAGACCCAGGAGGCCGTCAACAGCGCTCTTGATTACCTGAGAACCCACCCGGCGGGACGCGACCTTGACACGCCCCTCATCTCTGTCAAGCAGGGCTACGAACCCCCCACCTTCACCGGCTGGTTCAACGCCTGGGACCCCCACAAGTGGAGCGTGAGTAGGGGGGCCAAGGGGGAGGGCGCTGGTCAGGAGGATGTTGGATTCCCAGCAGAAAGGCTCTGGGTTCGAATCTTCAAAGAGCCTGGTAATCCTGgcctaacccctccctgctgtGTTATGACATGGAGCTCAAAAATAAGGTTCACTAAGTAAGTTTGTTTAaaagtgacatattataccaccaggtgtgtgtgtgattagccgttacaagccgttttgaatttctgcctcttctgacatcacaagtgggcgtgttcaCCATGTATGCCGGATCAAAAAAACGGCTtctaatcacactcaaacctggtggtatggtatatggatatatatatatatatatatatgtatgtcacctttaagatcctcctcatctcatcttcaaaaccgcttatccggggtcggccTCTCcccctagtcctgggtcttccccgaggccTCCTCCTCACTGGATGTGCCTGGAACACCTCCCTTGGGATGCCCCAGTGGGCATCCTAACCAGATGAACCAGCTCAACTGACTCCTTTCTAGGcagaggagcagcggctctaatccgagttcctcacggatggctgagcttctcaccttGTCCCTAAGGAGACCCCAGCCAGGATTGATCCAAGCGTACTAACCACGCTTGGATCAATCCTTTAACTCAATTTTAACCATGTGACCAACAGTCATAGTATTCTTCTCACCTCACATGGATTTCTAGGATGATAAAACAGGGAAACACGCAGAACACAGTTTGAGAGCATTGGGGAAAACAAATGATGAAGTCTGATCTCCTCTGGATATCTGCTGCATTATAACTGATTATACTAACTGAACAGAAGCCCTGGTGTCTCAACAGGGAGGGAACTCCTATGAGCAGATGAAGAAGGAGCTGAGTGATGCAGGGTCTCCGTCTGTGATCACTGTCGTAAGTGATGGATTAACCCTAACGCTAACCCCGACAATAACgctatccctaaccctaacgctaacGCTAACCCTTACACTAACCCTAACGCAAACGCTAACCCTAATGCTAactctaacactaaccctaacgctAACCATAACGCTAACCCTAATGCTAACACTATCGCTAACGCTAAcgttaaccctaacactaaccataACATTAACGCTACCCTAACGCTAACCCtaaagctaaccctaaccctaacgctaacCCTAATGCTAACGCTATCGCTAACACTAtcgctaaccctaacactaatgctaacactaacccttacgctaaccctagccctaattATTCCCCAGTCATGTACCTCAGTCTTCACCCATCTGATACGTCTGTCACGCCTTCTTGTTTGTAGGACCTCAACAAAGCCAATCTCAGTAAGAACCCTGTTGGGTTCACAAACGGGAATGGGGGCTCGTCATACAGCGCCCAGGGGGGCCCAGTAGGTACCCCTCCAGGTTACATGACCCAAGGGGGAAGGCTGTCCCCAAGAGCCTCCAGTCCGGCCAACCCATCCAGCCCATCCAGTCAGAGGGCCAAGTCCAGCCTCTCTATGAACCTATCCCCGGGCTCACGGCCAGGGTCAGTGTATGGGACAGGGGCTGTTTCAGGGTACGGGTCAGGGCAAGGGTCAGGGCAAGGTTCAGGGTATGGGACCAGGGTTGTATCAGGATCAGGGCAAGGATCAGGGGTTGTTGCCGGATACGGGTTAGCGCAAGGATCAGAGCTAGGGTCAGGGTACGGGTCAGGGTCTGTTTCAGGGCAGGGGTCAGGGAATATGTCAGGGCAGGGGTCAGGGTACAGGACAGAGGTTAGTTCAGGGTTCAGTTCAGGAAATGGATCAGGGATTGGGTCAGAGATTGGGACAGGGACAGGACCAGGGTATGGCTCAGGGCCTGGTAACGGATCAGGGCCAGGTTTTGGATCAGGGGCTGGAACAGGGCCAGGGTATGGATCAGGGGTTGTGTCAGGGAACAGGTCAGGCAGCGACGCCCCCCAATCCCCCACCTCAGCAGGCAGCACGATGTTCTCCTGCTACTCCAGGGGCTCGAACTGGGACCCTCAGGGAGAGGAGTCCTCTGGGGTCTCCCAGCACCACATGGCCCCTGAGCACCTGATCAACCGGCAGCCGGAGGAGATGCCCAATGGAGTGGACCCCAGGCAGAAAGAGGTGCGCACTGTGTTAGGGAACCTGGATCAGTTATGGACCTGGTTCAGAAGAGATCAGGATCTGTTATCAATGTATCCAGATTCATGTTAAGAATCTGGATCCGTTTTGGCAATCTTTTAACAATTCATCAGCTTTAACGCCACCACCCTGCGTCCTTGTGTTTGGAGAAACCCAGAAAGGTCAAAGGTGGAGTGCGGCAGCCACCAAGGTGGTGTGTAGCACGGACCTTTGCTAGAGTTGAGTGTAGAGTGAATTGGGATCAGTTATCCATTATCAATGTGGATCAGTTATGAATCTGGTTCAGTTTGAATCTGGGTCATTTTTGGATCCCTGAATCAAACACCAACTCCAACCCAGTGGCAGCGAGACGGACCCAGGGCAGGCTGCTGCAGCCCTGTGTGGAGAGGTGTGCGCTATGAAAGGCTCTGTGGCTGCTAAGAGGCCAGGGGTCCAACCCCCAGTAGAGTGATGTAGCACAGCACTAAAGTGGTCGACCAAACATCAGGGGTCAGGCTATTCAATCCTAAAATGCTGTAAGGAAAATGCATCTAAGATGTAGCCCAGACTCTCGTGTtgtttgtaaatctttgagtGTGTTGTTTGTATGTTGCCAGATGTACCTCTCCGATGTGGACTTCGAAAACCTGTTGGGCACCAACCGCGCTGACTTCCTACGCCTGCCAGCATGGCGTCAGAGCGACTTGAAGAAGAAGGCGGGGCTTGTTTAGACAGGAGGCGATTGGTTGCACAGTGGGTTGGTGTAAAAGGAAAACCCCCGAGCTTAGTATAGCAGTTAGCTTTATGAACAAACTCCAGTTCCCTAGATTAGAATAGATGTATGTTGGGTCGAACCAGGTCATTCAGAAAGCAGATTCCCTTCATGATCTAGAATATTAGCTTTGTTAGAAATATTGGCATTGCATCTAATTGTTTTCTACTAAAACTGATTTTTATTATACAAATCGTAAAGAACAGATGAGTTAACAATTTTAGTATAAAAAAATAGCGCATGATCAATAATCTACTATTAGTGGCCTATAACCTAGAATCACTCCTATAAATACCAGCCagtaaacatttaaataacctGTTGAATAATCAAGTTGTGGTACATATTCTGTTGTCAAAAACATGTATAGTAAACAAACTGTTGATCAGAATTatgatcattcatttatttatttaaaggttgggtatgcgatttgcgaaacgccagcagattttgaaaatacacaactcaaatggtcctaccccctctccttcaacgctgactctgactccacccattccaagtacctggacgcgcaatcatgcacgagcgcgaacagagatgcgcgagagcgagccaggctagcgtaggttttcgtttaacaacatggcactacattcagctgtaagttgcacccagtaccgcgggaagtaggggtgctgggggtgctgcaacaccccctgtccaaggccctgtcttatcacagaaaacgataatttctaaaaactccggccaaagtggagatttctgaaaacgccggttatgtgttgtcgtgtcaacggggagaaacgggattttaggttctgaagcgtcacattatgcaccaggaaatacttaacgtcatgtgagcgcccgctgtaccgtattggtccgaatataaacacaaaccccattgtaagacgacctatatttggaaaaaagatttgaagaccagatcttgtttttatgaataaataaattgtattcattgaaataatatacgaaaataaaaaggcatagaataaaacactgcattgccactaaacagtagtgcaaataggccgtactgatgtgtacaccaaagactattcctgacactcctctgccccgctgtgttcgctctggctgtggtcgctccgaactgtttcggcccgtggcaaagcgagtcatcctcgctgctgtccaaggcattttgagacgcagcatttatttaatgctcatatgacctagtgctgaaaaaaggttatatgaaaaagtgtgagggtagcggtggtgcgctaaacttgttctgtgagcagctggatgtgaaccatggtgtgaagaaagtgaacacaacgatcgattttcaactgtgcgcgcatgcactggtgtaattgagctgcgctgctatatatcttttttatcaatgtaacgagttgcgagtctagtgcaggctgaggtttttttttccag
This is a stretch of genomic DNA from Gadus macrocephalus chromosome 23, ASM3116895v1. It encodes these proteins:
- the vill gene encoding villin-1 isoform X2, yielding MADPAPNLFPNVSRKPGLQIWTINNMEMVPVPPQGYGNFFEGDCYLVLYRSAGGAADIHYWIGGSSSQDEQGAAAILVTQLDESLGGSPVQHRQVQGAESPSFRSYFKNGLIYKKGGVASGFQHVETNCYSVLRLLRVKGRKNVTATEVDVSWNSFNKGDIFLLDMGKNIIQWNGHQSNRREKLKAVLLAQDIRDRERGGRAQINVVEGSDEEDSPELMKTMMAVLGQRTGQMKDAVPDDSRNKAQHQSVKLYHVTDNSGKLVVQEVASQPLTQDLLHSTDCYLVDQGGSSLLVWKGRQASPVERRSALSSAVGFIKAKSYPATTNVEVMSEGAESAIFKHLFQSWRETNQTMGLGSTYTKGRIAKVEQVKFNVMELHARPELAAQQRMVDDASGDVKIWRIENVELAEVKPSSYGQFYGGDCYLVLYSYRMSSRQHYILYMWQGRHATRDEVTACAFQAVNVDNSLQGAAVQVRVVMGKEPRHFLAIFKGKLILFEGGTGRPGVAPPSTDTRLFQVRGTSELNTKATEVPARASSLNTNDVFLLKTPATSYLWYGKGCSGDERLMGRAMSDVLSKEDKQVVMEDQEPAEFWVALGGKAPYARDKRLQKEVPLHAPRLFECSNQTGRFQMEEVYDFTQTDLDEEDVMLLDTWEEVFLWIGSSANQHETQEAVNSALDYLRTHPAGRDLDTPLISVKQGYEPPTFTGWFNAWDPHKWSGGNSYEQMKKELSDAGSPSVITVDLNKANLSKNPVGFTNGNGGSSYSAQGGPVGTPPGYMTQGGRLSPRASSPANPSSPSSQRAKSSLSMNLSPGSRPGSVYGTGAVSGYGSGQGSGQGSGYGTRVVSGSGQGSGVVAGYGLAQGSELGSGYGSGSVSGQGSGNMSGQGSGYRTEVSSGFSSGNGSGIGSEIGTGTGPGYGSGPGNGSGPGFGSGAGTGPGYGSGVVSGNRSGSDAPQSPTSAGSTMFSCYSRGSNWDPQGEESSGVSQHHMAPEHLINRQPEEMPNGVDPRQKEMYLSDVDFENLLGTNRADFLRLPAWRQSDLKKKAGLV
- the vill gene encoding villin-1 isoform X1 → MADPAPNLFPNVSRKPGLQIWTINNMEMVPVPPQGYGNFFEGDCYLVLYQRSAGGAADIHYWIGGSSSQDEQGAAAILVTQLDESLGGSPVQHRQVQGAESPSFRSYFKNGLIYKKGGVASGFQHVETNCYSVLRLLRVKGRKNVTATEVDVSWNSFNKGDIFLLDMGKNIIQWNGHQSNRREKLKAVLLAQDIRDRERGGRAQINVVEGSDEEDSPELMKTMMAVLGQRTGQMKDAVPDDSRNKAQHQSVKLYHVTDNSGKLVVQEVASQPLTQDLLHSTDCYLVDQGGSSLLVWKGRQASPVERRSALSSAVGFIKAKSYPATTNVEVMSEGAESAIFKHLFQSWRETNQTMGLGSTYTKGRIAKVEQVKFNVMELHARPELAAQQRMVDDASGDVKIWRIENVELAEVKPSSYGQFYGGDCYLVLYSYRMSSRQHYILYMWQGRHATRDEVTACAFQAVNVDNSLQGAAVQVRVVMGKEPRHFLAIFKGKLILFEGGTGRPGVAPPSTDTRLFQVRGTSELNTKATEVPARASSLNTNDVFLLKTPATSYLWYGKGCSGDERLMGRAMSDVLSKEDKQVVMEDQEPAEFWVALGGKAPYARDKRLQKEVPLHAPRLFECSNQTGRFQMEEVYDFTQTDLDEEDVMLLDTWEEVFLWIGSSANQHETQEAVNSALDYLRTHPAGRDLDTPLISVKQGYEPPTFTGWFNAWDPHKWSGGNSYEQMKKELSDAGSPSVITVDLNKANLSKNPVGFTNGNGGSSYSAQGGPVGTPPGYMTQGGRLSPRASSPANPSSPSSQRAKSSLSMNLSPGSRPGSVYGTGAVSGYGSGQGSGQGSGYGTRVVSGSGQGSGVVAGYGLAQGSELGSGYGSGSVSGQGSGNMSGQGSGYRTEVSSGFSSGNGSGIGSEIGTGTGPGYGSGPGNGSGPGFGSGAGTGPGYGSGVVSGNRSGSDAPQSPTSAGSTMFSCYSRGSNWDPQGEESSGVSQHHMAPEHLINRQPEEMPNGVDPRQKEMYLSDVDFENLLGTNRADFLRLPAWRQSDLKKKAGLV